One Dromiciops gliroides isolate mDroGli1 chromosome 3, mDroGli1.pri, whole genome shotgun sequence DNA segment encodes these proteins:
- the LOC122748649 gene encoding alpha-1B-glycoprotein-like isoform X1 has translation MGEHPSSLNRRPTHSRNHSLPAEGRASDPGQEGEGERHGHSAGDSAPSGLRFCSVCLLQGFVWTRRRRQKQPRVSEPIGSQGSQETDTDTTPRLWIESKSLSTPWANVALQCLVTNTVAMKFQLLKDGEVVSTLPALAPYAKFPLGPVTADSRGVYRCKIKMSENWSLVSDPVEVTGTEPLPAPSFWAEPGPWILHGLETKLHCQGVLLGMTFDLHKEGEPEPVDSSHAPEPKATFIIKSPGNYTCHYRPPTVAPREASAPSETLHVVRPDSLPKPSLRPLDNVVIRPGGSVTLRCRTKFSGLHFKLFKDGEEVSVPMLSSSDPKTINFHLQDLEPGAGGKYSCRYQFRHGSPIWSEDSESLELVLSTGTLAKPSLSVQPQDAVISRGTNVTLQCQGAHPNMRFALLKQGHLQPVQILSPAGSRADFVLPDAIASDSGNYSCIYFEPVAPFAGSPRSDDVQLHVDGLLPKPKLYPLSAVVTPGKDAVLRCSGRVPASRFHLFREGEHTELNANTQFVDDHTVDFLLKNSKPQDTGLYRCRYHTWTEPRLTSEISDPAEISVTGKLL, from the exons ATGGGGGAGCACCCCAGCTCTCTTAATAGACGGCCCACCCATTCCCGCAACCACAGCCTCCCTGCAGAAGGAAGAGCCTCGGACCCAGgccaggagggagaaggagagagacatggCCACTCGGCTGGCGATTCTGCTCCTTCTGG GCTGCGATTCTGCTCTGTCTGTCTCCTACAGGGCTTTGTCTGGACCCGAAGAAGGAGGCAGAAGCAGCCACGTGTGAGTGAGCCCATAGGATCCCAGGGGAGCCAGGAAACGG ATACAGACACAACTCCTCGCCTCTGGATTGAGTCCAAATCCCTATCCACGCCCTGGGCCAATGTGGCCCTCCAGTGCCTGGTGACTAACACTGTGGCGATGAAATTCCAGCTGCTGAAAGATGGGGAAGTCGTCTCTACTCTTCCTGCCCTTGCCCCCTATGCCAAGTTCCCCCTGGGGCCAGTGACAGCGGACAGCAGGGGCGTTTACCGGTGCAAGATCAAAATGTCAGAAAACTGGAGTTTAGTGAGTGACCCAGTGGAGGTGACAGGGACAG AACCCCTCCCTGCACCCTCCTTCTGGGCTGAGCCTGGACCTTGGATCCTTCATGGCCTGGAAACGAAGCTACACTGCCAAGGGGTGCTGCTGGGTATGACCTTTGACCTGCACAAGGAAGGCGAGCCAGAGCCCGTGGACAGCTCCCACGCCCCAGAACCAAAAGCCACCTTCATCATTAAGAGCCCTGGGAATTATACCTGCCACTACCGACCCCCCACGGTGGCCCCCAGGGAGGCGTCAGCTCCTAGTGAGACCCTGCATGTTGTGAGACCAG ACTCCCTTCCGAAGCCCTCTCTCAGACCTCTGGACAACGTAGTCATCAGGCCTGGAGGCTCTGTGACCCTCCGCTGCAGGACAAAGTTCTCAGGGCTGCATTTCAAGCTGTTCAAAGATGGAGAGGAGGTGTCTGTCCCCATGTTATCTTCATCAGACCCCAAGACGATTAACTTCCACCTGCAGGATCTGGAACCTGGGGCCGGAGGCAAGTACAGCTGCCGCTACCAGTTTAGGCATGGGTCACCGATCTGGTCAGAAGATAGCGAGTCCCTGGAGCTTGTCCTGAGCACAG GAACACTAGCCAAACCTTCCCTCTCGGTCCAGCCCCAGGATGCTGTGATCTCTCGAGGGACCAATGTGACACTGCAATGCCAGGGGGCACATCCCAACATGAGGTTTGCCCTGCTGAAACAAGGCCACCTCCAGCCTGTGCAGATCCTGAGCCCCGCCGGATCCCGTGCTGACTTTGTCCTCCCTGATGCCATAGCTTCCGACTCGGGCAATTACAGCTGCATTTACTTTGAGCCGGTGGCCCCCTTTGCCGGGTCCCCGAGGAGTGACGATGTGCAGCTTCATGTGGATG GCCTCCTGCCCAAGCCCAAGCTGTACCCCTTGAGCGCCGTGGTGACCCCTGGGAAGGATGCAGTCCTGCGCTGCTCGGGCCGGGTCCCTGCTTCACGTTTTCACCTCTTCAGGGAGGGGGAACACACAGAGCTGAACGCCAACACTCAGTTTGTCGATGACCACACCGTGGACTTCCTCTTGAAGAATTCCAAGCCCCAGGACACGGGACTTTACAGATGCCGCTACCACACGTGGACGGAACCCAGATTAACTTCGGAGATCAGCGACCCTGCAGAGATCTCGGTGACAG gaaaaCTCCTATGA
- the LOC122748649 gene encoding venom metalloproteinase inhibitor DM43-like isoform X2 has translation MRWGSTPALLIDGPPIPATTASLQKEEPRTQARREKERDMATRLAILLLLGLCLDPKKEAEAATYTDTTPRLWIESKSLSTPWANVALQCLVTNTVAMKFQLLKDGEVVSTLPALAPYAKFPLGPVTADSRGVYRCKIKMSENWSLVSDPVEVTGTEPLPAPSFWAEPGPWILHGLETKLHCQGVLLGMTFDLHKEGEPEPVDSSHAPEPKATFIIKSPGNYTCHYRPPTVAPREASAPSETLHVVRPDSLPKPSLRPLDNVVIRPGGSVTLRCRTKFSGLHFKLFKDGEEVSVPMLSSSDPKTINFHLQDLEPGAGGKYSCRYQFRHGSPIWSEDSESLELVLSTGTLAKPSLSVQPQDAVISRGTNVTLQCQGAHPNMRFALLKQGHLQPVQILSPAGSRADFVLPDAIASDSGNYSCIYFEPVAPFAGSPRSDDVQLHVDGLLPKPKLYPLSAVVTPGKDAVLRCSGRVPASRFHLFREGEHTELNANTQFVDDHTVDFLLKNSKPQDTGLYRCRYHTWTEPRLTSEISDPAEISVTGKLL, from the exons ATGAGATGGGGGAGCACCCCAGCTCTCTTAATAGACGGCCCACCCATTCCCGCAACCACAGCCTCCCTGCAGAAGGAAGAGCCTCGGACCCAGgccaggagggagaaggagagagacatggCCACTCGGCTGGCGATTCTGCTCCTTCTGG GGCTTTGTCTGGACCCGAAGAAGGAGGCAGAAGCAGCCACGT ATACAGACACAACTCCTCGCCTCTGGATTGAGTCCAAATCCCTATCCACGCCCTGGGCCAATGTGGCCCTCCAGTGCCTGGTGACTAACACTGTGGCGATGAAATTCCAGCTGCTGAAAGATGGGGAAGTCGTCTCTACTCTTCCTGCCCTTGCCCCCTATGCCAAGTTCCCCCTGGGGCCAGTGACAGCGGACAGCAGGGGCGTTTACCGGTGCAAGATCAAAATGTCAGAAAACTGGAGTTTAGTGAGTGACCCAGTGGAGGTGACAGGGACAG AACCCCTCCCTGCACCCTCCTTCTGGGCTGAGCCTGGACCTTGGATCCTTCATGGCCTGGAAACGAAGCTACACTGCCAAGGGGTGCTGCTGGGTATGACCTTTGACCTGCACAAGGAAGGCGAGCCAGAGCCCGTGGACAGCTCCCACGCCCCAGAACCAAAAGCCACCTTCATCATTAAGAGCCCTGGGAATTATACCTGCCACTACCGACCCCCCACGGTGGCCCCCAGGGAGGCGTCAGCTCCTAGTGAGACCCTGCATGTTGTGAGACCAG ACTCCCTTCCGAAGCCCTCTCTCAGACCTCTGGACAACGTAGTCATCAGGCCTGGAGGCTCTGTGACCCTCCGCTGCAGGACAAAGTTCTCAGGGCTGCATTTCAAGCTGTTCAAAGATGGAGAGGAGGTGTCTGTCCCCATGTTATCTTCATCAGACCCCAAGACGATTAACTTCCACCTGCAGGATCTGGAACCTGGGGCCGGAGGCAAGTACAGCTGCCGCTACCAGTTTAGGCATGGGTCACCGATCTGGTCAGAAGATAGCGAGTCCCTGGAGCTTGTCCTGAGCACAG GAACACTAGCCAAACCTTCCCTCTCGGTCCAGCCCCAGGATGCTGTGATCTCTCGAGGGACCAATGTGACACTGCAATGCCAGGGGGCACATCCCAACATGAGGTTTGCCCTGCTGAAACAAGGCCACCTCCAGCCTGTGCAGATCCTGAGCCCCGCCGGATCCCGTGCTGACTTTGTCCTCCCTGATGCCATAGCTTCCGACTCGGGCAATTACAGCTGCATTTACTTTGAGCCGGTGGCCCCCTTTGCCGGGTCCCCGAGGAGTGACGATGTGCAGCTTCATGTGGATG GCCTCCTGCCCAAGCCCAAGCTGTACCCCTTGAGCGCCGTGGTGACCCCTGGGAAGGATGCAGTCCTGCGCTGCTCGGGCCGGGTCCCTGCTTCACGTTTTCACCTCTTCAGGGAGGGGGAACACACAGAGCTGAACGCCAACACTCAGTTTGTCGATGACCACACCGTGGACTTCCTCTTGAAGAATTCCAAGCCCCAGGACACGGGACTTTACAGATGCCGCTACCACACGTGGACGGAACCCAGATTAACTTCGGAGATCAGCGACCCTGCAGAGATCTCGGTGACAG gaaaaCTCCTATGA